From Plasmodium vivax scf_6738 genomic scaffold, whole genome shotgun sequence:
ACGCAATAATTATTGTAGTTATTTACCWTATTGGTTCTATGATGAAATAGGGCGAATACATAAAGATCactccaaaaaaatggatgatatacctatttttaaagatattATGGGGTGTGGCGAACAAGGTTAATGCACCATTTAAAGGATATAAGTGTACTTTACAATATgacaaaaaagttaatttagatgaattattaaaaaggaaaatttcatatatttattttaaaaagcatgataatattaaaagtgttaaaaagaaCCCCACAAACGRAggattgtaataattattttacatatttgaCTTATATTAAatcattatatgaaaaatattataaggATCATTGTCCTATTGTTTggcctttttcttctgaaCCTGATTATTTTAGTTGCACAAGTGCTTATAACCCAAAGGATTTTTTATCCACAgcagaaaaatgtaaagctAAAGAAAATGGAGGTGGTAGCGGCTCATtttggggaatttttttGGGTAGTTCATCATCTGGAACATCTTCAAATAGAAGTGGAACATCAATTCAAGCGCCCGCAAGGGCTGCAACTTCAGAAGCTAAAGTGCCTGGAAATGCTAAAAATTCATCACCTGGTGGTTTACCAGAGAATAAAGGTGTAAAGGGAGCAACAGGGGGTGCAGCAGCTGGGAATGTATCAAAAGGTTTATCAAGTTCAACAAGTACAGTAACTTCAGGAGGTTCAACACGTCCGGGTGCTGAAGCGTCAGTGCGTGATAATGTATTATCTAGAGGAGGATTACTTGGACAGGCAGTCCCTACAAATCCTAAAGGAGCTCTTAGTCCTCCGCCAAAAGAGGGCCCTGGGCACAGTATGAATGCAGTTCCACYTTATACTTCAGACAGTGGAAGAGGTATGCAGCCTGCTCTCCCGGCTGATTCCCCTAGTACTTTG
This genomic window contains:
- a CDS encoding hypothetical protein (encoded by transcript PVX_074190A), encoding MIILKVLKRTPQTXDCNNYFTYLTYIKSLYEKYYKDHCPIVWPFSSEPDYFSCTSAYNPKDFLSTAEKCKAKENGGGSGSFWGIFLGSSSSGTSSNRSGTSIQAPARAATSEAKVPGNAKNSSPGGLPENKGVKGATGGAAAGNVSKGLSSSTSTVTSGGSTRPGAEASVRDNVLSRGGLLGQAVPTNPKGALSPPPKEGPGHSMNAVPXYTSDSGRGMQPALPADSPSTLESVPDNVDSKFYRNIIMGVAIIGTIFFLIYYNMSSRLKSRFPKRKRKKKIFEHNYYEEYEKELARYESENESLDSQSDRYYLNYQPEGDYYY